Proteins encoded together in one Acetobacteroides hydrogenigenes window:
- a CDS encoding TonB-dependent receptor, whose protein sequence is MINKLFLTASFLAFTAAALAQVTIKGRITDKSGNPLIGTSVVVKGSIDGTSADTSGSYILKTRRKGLQTIAASFIGYEPFEKTISLSTGTIELNIVLKEKATAIQDVVITAGAFEAGDKKKGVTLKPLDILTTASATGDIYGAINTLPGTATIADDGRLFVRGGDAYESLTYIDGLRVKKPYSSTTPDLPSRGRYSPQMFTGTTFSSGGYSAQYGQALSSALILQTTGIAPKSQWGLGIMSVGVNGSETFANERSSISVQVDYYNLKPYLSAVKQQHKWNKYPETFGTTVAGRQKIGNDGLLKLMATFQSSHFNLDYPDYNNQARAMAIDLKNSNLYTNLTYSDSWGKGWSIKTGVALSLDKNNVKPGMSKVDETNTYFQSKVSVKKEFSSIFNITGGAELAPNRFRQSYSVNSSTVSNTSYTDNNTAAFVEGEAMLFNKLAVRGGVRSEYSDLLGDFKLAPRASLAWLLAPCCQISVASGIFYQTPEDQLLRFTHDLKFEKATHYIANFQVTKNDRIFRTEVYYKEYDNMVRFDGVKFYDPTLYNNGGNGFAKGLEVFWRDQKTVRNLDYWVSYSYIDSKRLYRDFTEKVTPTFAPKHNVSAVGKWWISKLSTQLGATFSYATGRPYDDPSTPLFMDKLTKEYMDVSINASYIFKLFGKTSVLYTQMGNLLNRENIYGYNYYRDANGQYQAAKITASTKQSFFFGVFLNF, encoded by the coding sequence ATGATAAACAAGCTCTTTCTTACAGCATCATTTTTAGCATTTACAGCAGCAGCGCTTGCCCAGGTAACCATTAAGGGGAGGATAACCGACAAGTCGGGCAACCCGCTCATCGGAACAAGCGTGGTAGTTAAGGGCAGCATCGACGGCACCTCGGCCGACACCTCGGGAAGCTACATCCTAAAAACGCGCAGAAAGGGCTTGCAAACCATCGCCGCCTCGTTTATTGGCTACGAGCCCTTCGAGAAAACGATCAGCTTAAGTACTGGCACCATAGAGCTCAACATCGTGCTCAAGGAAAAGGCTACTGCCATACAGGATGTGGTGATTACCGCAGGTGCCTTCGAAGCTGGCGACAAGAAGAAGGGCGTTACCCTAAAGCCGCTTGATATCCTAACAACGGCCAGCGCAACAGGCGATATCTACGGTGCAATTAACACCCTGCCGGGTACGGCCACCATTGCCGACGATGGACGGCTCTTCGTACGCGGTGGCGATGCCTACGAGTCGCTTACCTACATCGACGGGCTGCGCGTAAAGAAGCCCTACTCGTCGACTACCCCCGACCTGCCCTCGCGCGGAAGGTACTCCCCTCAGATGTTTACGGGTACAACCTTTAGCTCTGGCGGATACTCGGCCCAGTACGGACAGGCGCTCTCGTCGGCGCTCATCCTCCAAACCACGGGCATCGCTCCAAAATCGCAATGGGGCTTAGGAATCATGAGCGTTGGCGTAAACGGATCCGAAACATTCGCAAACGAGCGCTCGTCCATTTCCGTTCAGGTAGACTACTACAACCTGAAGCCCTACTTAAGCGCCGTAAAGCAGCAGCACAAATGGAACAAGTACCCCGAAACCTTTGGGACAACCGTGGCTGGCCGCCAAAAAATTGGCAACGATGGGCTGCTTAAGCTGATGGCAACCTTCCAAAGCAGCCACTTCAACCTCGACTATCCCGATTACAACAACCAGGCACGCGCTATGGCCATCGACCTAAAGAATAGCAACCTATACACCAACCTTACCTACTCCGATTCGTGGGGGAAAGGCTGGAGCATCAAAACCGGAGTGGCCCTATCGTTGGATAAGAACAACGTGAAGCCGGGCATGAGCAAGGTAGATGAAACGAATACCTACTTCCAATCTAAGGTTTCGGTGAAGAAGGAGTTCAGCAGCATCTTCAACATAACCGGAGGTGCCGAGCTAGCCCCCAACCGTTTTAGGCAGAGCTACAGCGTAAACAGCAGCACCGTGAGCAATACCAGCTATACCGACAACAACACCGCAGCATTCGTAGAGGGCGAGGCAATGCTCTTCAACAAGCTGGCCGTACGAGGTGGAGTACGGAGCGAGTACTCCGATCTGCTGGGCGACTTTAAACTTGCGCCACGTGCATCGTTGGCATGGCTGCTGGCCCCCTGCTGCCAGATTTCGGTAGCCAGCGGCATCTTCTACCAAACACCCGAAGACCAGCTGCTACGCTTTACCCACGATCTGAAGTTCGAAAAGGCTACGCACTACATCGCCAACTTTCAGGTAACCAAGAACGACAGAATTTTCAGAACCGAAGTTTACTACAAGGAATACGACAACATGGTGCGCTTCGATGGGGTGAAGTTTTACGATCCAACCCTCTACAACAACGGCGGCAACGGGTTTGCCAAGGGCCTCGAAGTATTTTGGCGCGACCAAAAAACCGTACGCAACCTAGACTACTGGGTATCGTACTCCTACATCGACAGCAAGAGGCTCTACCGCGACTTTACCGAAAAGGTTACCCCAACATTTGCGCCAAAGCACAACGTATCGGCAGTTGGCAAATGGTGGATCAGCAAACTAAGCACCCAGCTTGGCGCTACGTTTAGCTACGCAACCGGCCGCCCGTACGACGATCCATCTACACCGCTGTTCATGGATAAGCTCACGAAGGAATACATGGATGTGAGCATCAACGCCAGCTACATCTTTAAGCTCTTCGGGAAGACATCGGTGCTGTACACCCAAATGGGCAACCTGCTCAACCGCGAGAACATCTACGGCTACAACTACTACCGCGATGCAAACGGACAGTACCAAGCCGCTAAGATCACCGCATCGACCAAGCAGTCGTTCTTTTTCGGGGTGTTTCTGAACTTCTAA
- a CDS encoding TIM-barrel domain-containing protein, with amino-acid sequence MQLKRLMGILGFVALSGVAVAQLSEATFSNATALTCQKQEGKWTFQSMGNGIVKATYLPTGYTRTQQISDAVTTKPQKVAVVSKGDRQKGFGTIMVADNGSSFAINDGSTALLSGLTALKEGLNNGFSFELMPGEQIFGGGERAIPMNRRGHRLNLYNRPNYAYGMGEENLNYSLPFFMSSRGYGIFFDNPSKGFADIAKGDAKRMSVGFESGELTFYLIPGKNPEEILKRYTSMIGTQPIPARWVFGNFMSRFGYRSEAQIRDIKAKMKADRIPMDAIIIDLFWFGDSIQNYVGNLEWVNRKAWPNPKKMIADFTADSINTVLITEPYIVKGTLNYDESVPYLATDSLGKTYTLQNFYFGKGGIIDMFRNDAKDWFWSKYKRQMDIGVSGWWGDLGEPENHPEDVYHNLKDLGYSNRLYAANEVHNIFGHYWNKMLYTKFEKEYPDVRLFNLNRAGYANSARYIIFPWSGDVGRHWPGFRAQLPIMLTMSISNIPYIHSDAGGFTFAKQDNELYVRWMQMSAFSPILRPHGTALKDYLPNADSYPSEAALFDEPYKSIARKYIQMRYDLLPYNYTLGYDHMANAEPLVKPLFFRSFKDVDALKAEDQYLWGDALLIAPVLDSGATSRKLYLPTGSEWYSYHHSQQPLAGGQWITEKVTLADMPIFVKGGSFIPTAPGLMNTKQYNPAKLVVTYYPSAKPSAYTLFDDDGKTNKSWERKQYELITFKADGKRTITIASNGGRYPGKPISRTITLRVVNVDRVSATVTVNGKKAQPTFDAASRTLSVKVSFNGRPTTVKY; translated from the coding sequence ATGCAGCTAAAACGTCTGATGGGCATTTTAGGGTTTGTTGCCCTTAGCGGGGTGGCCGTAGCTCAGCTGAGTGAAGCAACCTTTTCTAATGCAACTGCCCTTACTTGCCAAAAACAGGAGGGTAAATGGACCTTCCAGAGTATGGGTAACGGAATAGTAAAGGCTACCTATCTGCCAACCGGCTACACCCGTACCCAGCAAATTTCCGATGCCGTAACCACCAAGCCTCAAAAGGTAGCGGTAGTTTCGAAGGGGGATAGGCAAAAAGGTTTTGGCACCATAATGGTTGCCGATAACGGCTCGTCCTTCGCCATTAACGATGGCAGTACGGCCCTTCTAAGCGGCCTTACCGCACTAAAGGAGGGGTTGAACAACGGCTTCAGCTTCGAGCTGATGCCGGGTGAGCAAATCTTTGGAGGCGGCGAGCGTGCCATCCCGATGAACCGTCGCGGGCATCGCCTAAACCTCTACAACCGTCCCAACTACGCTTACGGGATGGGAGAGGAGAACCTCAACTACAGCCTGCCCTTCTTTATGTCGAGCCGCGGCTACGGCATCTTCTTCGACAATCCATCGAAAGGCTTTGCCGACATCGCCAAGGGCGACGCCAAACGCATGAGCGTGGGCTTCGAGAGCGGCGAGCTAACCTTCTACCTCATCCCGGGTAAAAATCCCGAGGAGATTCTGAAGCGCTATACCTCGATGATTGGCACTCAGCCAATCCCCGCACGTTGGGTGTTCGGGAACTTTATGAGCCGCTTTGGCTACCGCAGCGAGGCGCAAATCCGCGACATCAAGGCAAAGATGAAGGCCGATCGCATACCGATGGATGCCATTATCATCGACCTATTCTGGTTTGGCGATAGCATCCAGAACTACGTGGGCAACCTCGAGTGGGTAAACCGCAAGGCATGGCCCAACCCCAAGAAAATGATCGCCGACTTTACCGCCGACAGCATCAACACGGTGCTCATTACCGAACCATACATCGTAAAGGGTACGCTCAACTACGACGAGTCGGTTCCTTACTTGGCTACCGATAGTCTTGGTAAAACCTACACCCTGCAGAATTTCTACTTTGGCAAGGGTGGTATTATTGATATGTTCCGAAATGATGCCAAGGACTGGTTCTGGAGCAAGTATAAGCGACAGATGGATATTGGCGTCTCTGGCTGGTGGGGCGATTTGGGCGAACCCGAGAACCATCCCGAAGATGTTTACCACAACCTAAAGGATTTAGGCTACTCCAACCGTCTTTACGCGGCCAACGAGGTGCACAACATCTTTGGTCATTACTGGAATAAGATGCTTTACACCAAGTTTGAGAAAGAGTATCCCGATGTACGCCTATTCAACCTTAACCGTGCAGGATACGCAAACAGCGCCCGCTACATCATCTTCCCTTGGAGCGGCGATGTGGGGCGTCACTGGCCGGGATTCCGCGCGCAGCTGCCCATCATGCTTACCATGAGCATCAGCAACATCCCCTACATCCACAGCGATGCCGGTGGATTTACCTTTGCCAAGCAGGACAACGAGCTTTACGTGCGCTGGATGCAGATGTCGGCTTTCTCGCCAATTCTACGTCCTCATGGAACTGCCCTAAAGGACTACTTGCCAAATGCCGACAGCTACCCTAGCGAGGCGGCCCTGTTCGATGAGCCCTACAAGAGCATTGCCCGCAAGTACATCCAAATGCGCTACGATTTGCTGCCCTACAACTACACCTTGGGCTACGACCACATGGCCAACGCCGAACCGCTGGTAAAGCCGCTCTTCTTCCGCAGCTTTAAGGATGTTGATGCGCTCAAGGCCGAAGATCAGTATTTATGGGGTGATGCTCTTCTCATTGCCCCTGTGCTTGATAGCGGAGCCACTTCGCGCAAGTTATACCTCCCTACTGGAAGTGAGTGGTACAGCTACCACCATTCGCAGCAGCCGCTTGCCGGAGGCCAATGGATCACCGAAAAGGTAACGCTTGCCGATATGCCAATCTTCGTCAAGGGTGGTTCGTTTATCCCAACAGCGCCGGGGCTGATGAACACCAAGCAGTACAATCCCGCTAAGCTGGTGGTTACCTACTACCCATCGGCCAAACCATCAGCCTATACTTTGTTTGATGACGATGGAAAGACCAACAAGAGCTGGGAGCGCAAGCAGTACGAGCTCATCACCTTTAAGGCCGATGGCAAGCGCACCATCACCATTGCCAGCAACGGCGGGCGCTACCCCGGCAAGCCCATCAGCCGCACTATTACGCTAAGGGTGGTGAATGTTGATAGGGTATCTGCTACAGTTACCGTTAACGGAAAGAAGGCGCAGCCAACGTTCGATGCAGCTAGCCGCACGCTATCTGTAAAGGTTTCATTTAATGGTAGACCAACTACAGTAAAGTATTGA
- a CDS encoding dihydrodipicolinate reductase C-terminal domain-containing protein, translated as MKIGLIGFGKAGRAAAAVILQNKSASLEWVLRRSTVLENRSAAEFLGIESSDPSLIYSLAHTPVAALLDEHPVDFIVDFSSETGIEAYGEEAAKRGVKIVSAASHYPESTVEYLQELSKRTVVFWSANITLGVNFIMYAAKFLKKIAPWADIKISEEHFKEKKGISGTAKIIATVLDINEQDINTTRVGGIVGRHEIVFGFPYQTVRLVHDSISREAFGNGALFAATNLTDKTTGFYRFEDILRPYFVM; from the coding sequence ATGAAAATAGGATTAATCGGATTTGGAAAGGCCGGCAGAGCAGCAGCGGCTGTAATCTTGCAGAATAAGAGCGCCAGCTTAGAGTGGGTGCTTCGAAGGAGTACCGTACTGGAAAATCGTTCGGCTGCAGAATTTTTAGGAATCGAATCAAGCGATCCCTCCCTCATCTATTCACTAGCACATACGCCAGTGGCAGCGCTTCTTGACGAGCACCCGGTCGATTTCATTGTCGATTTTTCGTCGGAAACAGGAATTGAAGCCTACGGAGAAGAGGCAGCCAAGCGAGGCGTAAAAATAGTATCGGCAGCATCGCACTACCCCGAGTCAACAGTAGAGTACCTCCAAGAGCTCTCTAAGCGAACCGTAGTGTTCTGGTCGGCCAACATCACCCTAGGCGTAAACTTTATTATGTACGCGGCCAAATTCCTTAAGAAGATTGCTCCTTGGGCCGATATTAAGATATCGGAAGAGCACTTTAAGGAGAAGAAAGGGATATCGGGGACGGCCAAGATTATTGCAACCGTTCTGGACATCAACGAGCAGGATATTAACACAACCCGAGTAGGAGGTATTGTAGGCCGGCACGAAATCGTATTTGGGTTCCCCTACCAAACGGTTCGGCTCGTTCACGACTCCATCTCGCGCGAAGCCTTTGGCAATGGAGCCCTTTTTGCAGCCACCAACCTTACAGACAAGACTACCGGATTCTACCGATTCGAGGATATACTTCGTCCTTACTTCGTTATGTAG
- a CDS encoding HsmA family protein, protein MDSSWQYATLEATILLIISLAIYTSVVWNIRIRSRIKKWHLVALYFGLLFQLVGVIIMDSIPNISSIPNYIHPILGLLPFLIMLLHTVWINRIFLNNGKKDEKTAIPYSFIIWAIWLILFLISMYVGALIHP, encoded by the coding sequence ATGGATAGCAGCTGGCAATACGCAACGCTCGAGGCAACGATACTGCTCATCATATCGCTTGCCATCTACACTTCGGTTGTTTGGAACATCCGAATCCGTAGCCGAATAAAGAAGTGGCACCTAGTGGCGCTATACTTCGGGCTTCTCTTTCAGCTTGTCGGGGTCATCATTATGGATTCCATCCCAAACATATCGTCGATACCCAACTACATTCACCCAATCTTGGGGCTTCTACCCTTCCTGATAATGCTGCTCCACACGGTTTGGATCAACCGCATCTTCCTAAACAATGGGAAAAAGGATGAAAAAACGGCAATCCCCTACAGCTTCATAATTTGGGCTATTTGGCTGATACTTTTTTTGATTTCGATGTACGTTGGTGCGCTTATACACCCGTAG
- a CDS encoding DUF418 domain-containing protein encodes MRATNSTRLHVVDALRGFAIVTILLLHNLEHFDVYHLPANLPDWMVALDKGIWDTLFFMFAGKSYAMFALLFGLTFFLQSDSQGKRGKDFRGRFAWRLLLLFGFGLLNSCFYQGDILTIYAILGFALIPVARWSDRAVLITAVVLLLQPFEWGRFFVGLSDPSAKLPNPASWQYFGKMGEYITGSSFMATVAGNLTNGKLAVYNWTWETGRVFQAPALFMLGMLAGRNGLFVASEKSLRFWKKTLLLAVLGYGALWGAKYGIEHGIGSEALRSPLLSIFTTWVSFTFMLVWVSLFVLLFEKRLFHRFLNLFAPLGRMSLSNYVMQSIMGSFVYYGFGLGLYFYTGATYSLLIALGLVAIQWLFCRWWLGRHKQGPLEYLWHRATWIRS; translated from the coding sequence ATGAGAGCAACTAACTCTACGCGTTTGCACGTTGTTGATGCCCTGCGCGGCTTCGCCATCGTAACCATCCTTTTGCTGCACAATCTCGAGCACTTCGATGTGTACCATCTGCCCGCCAACCTGCCAGATTGGATGGTGGCGCTGGATAAGGGCATTTGGGATACCCTGTTTTTTATGTTTGCCGGCAAGTCGTACGCAATGTTTGCGCTGCTTTTTGGCCTAACGTTTTTCCTTCAATCCGATAGCCAGGGAAAGAGGGGCAAGGACTTCAGGGGGCGATTTGCCTGGCGACTTCTGCTTTTGTTCGGCTTTGGGCTGCTTAACTCCTGCTTCTACCAGGGCGATATTCTTACCATTTACGCCATTTTGGGCTTTGCGCTGATTCCGGTTGCCCGTTGGAGCGATAGGGCCGTTCTTATTACAGCGGTAGTGCTTTTGCTTCAGCCCTTCGAGTGGGGGCGCTTCTTTGTTGGGCTTAGCGATCCTAGCGCTAAGCTGCCCAATCCGGCCTCGTGGCAGTACTTTGGCAAGATGGGCGAGTACATTACCGGATCATCGTTTATGGCTACGGTAGCCGGAAACCTTACCAACGGCAAGCTGGCGGTGTACAACTGGACCTGGGAGACCGGAAGGGTATTTCAGGCGCCTGCACTTTTCATGCTGGGCATGTTGGCCGGTAGAAATGGGCTTTTTGTAGCATCGGAAAAGAGCTTGCGCTTTTGGAAGAAGACGTTGCTGCTGGCGGTGCTCGGTTACGGAGCTCTTTGGGGCGCAAAGTACGGCATAGAGCATGGCATCGGCAGCGAGGCGCTTCGTAGTCCGTTGCTCTCGATATTCACAACTTGGGTAAGCTTTACCTTTATGCTGGTTTGGGTATCCCTGTTTGTGCTGCTATTCGAGAAGCGCCTCTTCCATCGCTTCCTAAACCTGTTTGCTCCGCTGGGCCGCATGAGCCTTTCGAACTACGTGATGCAGTCCATCATGGGCTCGTTTGTTTACTACGGCTTTGGGCTAGGGCTCTACTTCTACACCGGGGCCACCTACTCGCTGCTGATTGCCCTTGGGCTGGTAGCCATCCAATGGCTCTTCTGCCGCTGGTGGCTAGGGCGCCACAAGCAGGGCCCGCTCGAGTACCTGTGGCATAGGGCCACATGGATTAGGTCGTAG
- a CDS encoding alpha-L-fucosidase: MKRSILLVALVAMQLCSFAQAIYEDERYVPETDPLASAKIKQWQGLKFGLLMHWGTYSQWGIVESWQLCPEDEGWCQRTAGKNTHSYFDYKKEYEGLKNTFNPSKFDPNLWAKAAKDAGMRYVVFTTKHHDGFCMFDSKYTNYKVTDKDCPFSANPKANIAKEVFSAFRNQGLWAGAYFSKPDWHCESYWDPYYPPFDRNVNYDPEAYPEKWNKYVEFTHNQILELLSDYGKIDILWLDGGWVAKKKSEDIAAAYKGMAAEAKSGFLKHRIVNQDIKMDELVVKARQKQPGLIVVDRAVHGKNQNYLTPENRVPEKSLPYPWESCIIAGGGWSYVPNAKFMSGREGIQLLVDIVAKGGNLLLNIAPGPDGTWPDGAYNLLKEYGSWMKVNSQAIYNTNAVAPFKEGNICLTQKPDGKTYFIYMAKEGERELPAEIHVTSHQPASGAKVMLLGYKGNLSWKKDGAGFRISIPAKLRKNPPCSYAWCFEVSKLK, encoded by the coding sequence ATGAAACGGAGTATACTACTAGTCGCGCTGGTTGCGATGCAGCTTTGCAGCTTTGCGCAGGCCATCTACGAGGACGAGCGCTACGTGCCCGAAACCGATCCGCTGGCATCGGCGAAGATTAAGCAGTGGCAGGGCCTTAAGTTTGGGCTTCTGATGCACTGGGGAACCTACAGCCAGTGGGGGATTGTGGAAAGCTGGCAGCTTTGCCCCGAGGACGAAGGCTGGTGCCAGCGTACCGCCGGAAAGAACACCCACAGCTACTTCGACTACAAGAAGGAGTACGAGGGGCTAAAGAACACCTTCAATCCATCGAAGTTCGATCCCAACCTTTGGGCAAAGGCCGCTAAGGATGCCGGCATGCGCTACGTGGTATTTACCACCAAGCACCACGACGGCTTCTGCATGTTCGACTCTAAGTACACGAACTACAAGGTAACCGATAAGGATTGCCCTTTCTCGGCTAACCCCAAGGCCAACATCGCTAAGGAGGTCTTCAGCGCCTTCCGTAACCAGGGCCTTTGGGCCGGAGCCTACTTCTCTAAGCCCGACTGGCACTGCGAGTCGTACTGGGATCCCTACTATCCTCCTTTTGATAGAAACGTAAACTACGATCCCGAGGCTTACCCCGAGAAGTGGAACAAGTACGTGGAGTTTACCCACAACCAAATCCTCGAGCTGCTATCGGACTACGGAAAGATCGACATCCTTTGGCTAGATGGCGGCTGGGTTGCCAAGAAGAAGTCGGAGGATATTGCTGCAGCCTACAAGGGAATGGCTGCCGAGGCTAAGAGCGGCTTCCTTAAGCATCGTATCGTAAATCAGGATATAAAGATGGACGAGCTGGTGGTAAAGGCTCGCCAGAAGCAGCCCGGCCTTATTGTGGTAGACCGCGCCGTGCATGGCAAGAACCAGAACTACCTAACCCCCGAGAATAGGGTGCCCGAAAAGTCGCTTCCCTACCCTTGGGAGTCGTGCATCATAGCCGGCGGTGGCTGGTCGTACGTACCTAACGCCAAGTTCATGAGCGGTCGCGAGGGTATTCAACTTTTGGTAGATATCGTAGCAAAGGGTGGTAACCTTCTTCTAAACATAGCACCAGGCCCCGATGGAACTTGGCCAGATGGCGCCTACAACCTTCTTAAGGAGTACGGCAGCTGGATGAAGGTAAACAGCCAGGCTATCTACAATACAAATGCCGTTGCCCCGTTTAAGGAGGGAAACATTTGCCTAACCCAAAAGCCCGATGGAAAAACCTACTTCATCTATATGGCCAAGGAGGGCGAGCGCGAGCTGCCAGCCGAGATTCATGTAACATCTCACCAACCAGCATCGGGAGCCAAGGTAATGCTGCTTGGCTACAAGGGCAACCTCAGTTGGAAGAAGGATGGTGCAGGATTCCGCATTTCAATCCCTGCTAAGCTTCGTAAGAATCCGCCTTGCAGCTACGCATGGTGTTTCGAGGTGTCGAAGCTGAAGTAA
- a CDS encoding ABC transporter ATP-binding protein → MSAFLQVDNLSKSFGDLVLFENLSFGINEGDRVALIARNGAGKTTLLSMIAGKEGIDKGSVIFRNDIRVGYLEQSPEFKAGMSVLDAAFTSSSEAVHLIARYEEMVKHNQTDGLDEVLHQMDVLKAWDLEVKAKMILSQLKIDDFEQKVETLSGGQQKRVALANVLLNEPDFLILDEPTNHLDLEMVEWLEDYLAKTRITLLMVTHDRYFLDRVCNTILELDHGVIIPYRGNYSYYLEKRDERIASFNAEVDKAQNLFRRELEWMRRQPSARGTKQKARIDSFYTLKDKASQKRNDGSVRLEVEASRLGSKIFEMHNVSKRFGDKVILDDLTYTFSRFEKLGVIGKNGTGKSTFLNTLVGTIKPDSGKIDIGETVVFGYYRQEGLQFDEQMKVIDAARQIAEVVKLGDGTNLTVSQFLNHFLFPPEVQHNYIYKLSGGEKRRLYLCTILMQNPNFLILDEPTNDLDIMTLQVLEDYLQNFTGCVIVVSHDRYFMDKVVDHIFAFEGDGEIKDFPGNYSDYREWAIQREQEQREAQKAVQQAAVSKDKPAVKETSRPRKMTFNEKREYERLEQEIADLETEKALIEQQLNSGALSADELIEKSNRIGVVIELIDEKSMRWLELSELA, encoded by the coding sequence ATGTCAGCATTTCTACAAGTCGATAACCTATCCAAGTCGTTTGGCGATTTAGTCCTATTCGAAAACCTCTCCTTCGGCATCAACGAGGGCGATCGCGTGGCCCTTATTGCCCGAAATGGGGCAGGGAAGACCACCCTGCTCAGCATGATTGCCGGTAAGGAGGGTATTGATAAAGGATCGGTCATCTTCCGTAACGATATTCGGGTAGGATACCTCGAGCAGAGCCCCGAGTTTAAGGCCGGGATGTCGGTGCTCGATGCGGCTTTCACCTCATCCAGCGAGGCGGTGCACCTGATTGCCCGCTACGAGGAGATGGTAAAGCACAACCAAACCGATGGTCTCGACGAGGTGCTGCACCAGATGGACGTGCTCAAGGCTTGGGATTTGGAGGTAAAGGCTAAGATGATCCTCTCGCAGCTTAAGATCGACGATTTCGAGCAGAAGGTCGAAACCCTTTCGGGAGGGCAGCAGAAGCGCGTGGCGCTGGCCAACGTGCTGCTCAACGAGCCCGATTTCCTCATCCTCGACGAGCCCACCAACCACCTCGATCTCGAGATGGTGGAGTGGTTGGAGGATTACCTCGCCAAAACCCGCATTACCCTGCTAATGGTAACGCACGACCGCTACTTCCTCGATCGTGTCTGTAACACCATCCTCGAATTAGACCATGGCGTTATAATCCCCTACCGCGGCAACTACAGCTACTACCTCGAGAAGCGCGATGAGCGCATCGCCAGTTTCAACGCCGAGGTCGATAAGGCGCAGAACCTTTTCCGCCGCGAGTTGGAGTGGATGCGCCGCCAGCCATCGGCCCGCGGAACCAAGCAGAAGGCTCGTATCGACTCCTTCTATACGCTCAAGGATAAGGCCTCGCAGAAGCGCAACGATGGCTCAGTGCGTTTGGAGGTAGAGGCATCGCGTTTGGGTAGTAAGATTTTCGAGATGCACAACGTCAGCAAGCGCTTTGGCGATAAGGTGATTTTGGATGATCTTACCTATACCTTCTCGCGCTTCGAAAAGTTGGGCGTTATCGGCAAGAATGGAACGGGTAAATCCACCTTCCTTAATACGCTGGTGGGAACCATTAAGCCAGATTCTGGTAAGATTGATATCGGCGAAACCGTTGTGTTTGGCTACTACCGCCAGGAGGGCCTGCAGTTCGACGAGCAGATGAAGGTGATTGATGCCGCCCGTCAGATAGCCGAAGTGGTGAAGCTGGGCGATGGTACCAACCTCACCGTATCGCAGTTCCTAAACCACTTCCTGTTCCCGCCCGAGGTGCAGCACAACTACATCTACAAGCTAAGCGGTGGCGAGAAGCGTCGCCTATACCTCTGCACCATCCTGATGCAGAACCCCAACTTCCTCATCCTCGACGAGCCCACCAACGACCTCGACATTATGACGCTTCAGGTGCTCGAAGATTACCTCCAGAACTTTACCGGCTGTGTAATCGTCGTATCGCACGACCGCTACTTTATGGATAAGGTGGTAGACCACATCTTCGCCTTCGAGGGTGATGGCGAAATAAAGGACTTCCCCGGCAACTACAGCGACTACCGCGAGTGGGCAATCCAGCGCGAGCAGGAGCAGCGTGAAGCTCAAAAGGCCGTACAGCAAGCTGCTGTATCGAAGGATAAGCCTGCTGTTAAGGAAACCAGCCGTCCGCGTAAGATGACCTTCAACGAGAAGCGCGAGTACGAGCGCTTAGAGCAGGAAATTGCCGATTTGGAGACCGAAAAGGCGCTGATCGAGCAGCAGCTTAACTCTGGAGCGCTCAGCGCCGACGAACTTATCGAAAAGTCGAATCGTATAGGTGTGGTTATCGAACTTATCGACGAAAAATCGATGCGTTGGCTGGAACTTTCGGAGCTAGCATAA